The following proteins are encoded in a genomic region of Helicobacter macacae MIT 99-5501:
- the pseI gene encoding pseudaminic acid synthase — protein sequence MLKPPLLVAEISANHNQNLALALKTIESAKRAGADFVKLQTYTPDSLTIDSSAPYFRIDSGTAWDGQTLYELYKQAYTPFEWHEELFAHARAMGIGIFSSPFCARGVELLEKLECPMYKIASFEITDIALISLVASTRKPIIISTGIATHELIVDALEACERAGNSDITLLHCISEYPAKLEDANILAMPNLARYGVKYGLSDHTIGLNEGDRGCADLCAILAASLGASMIEKHFIISRSLGGVDSHFSMEEVEFATMANRVRAVSVAMGGSLAKQDFANTDNVFAKSIKYSDFASTTKGAKTKNNPKSHTISQDEIINYKSKSPFARSLFVCEDIAKGGVLNTQNIRSIRPSDGLPPRYLPKILGAKATRDLKRGEPLKIGDFE from the coding sequence GTGCTAAAGCCACCCCTGCTAGTTGCAGAGATTTCAGCAAATCATAATCAAAATCTAGCCCTAGCCCTAAAAACCATAGAATCAGCCAAAAGAGCGGGTGCGGACTTTGTCAAGCTACAAACTTACACGCCAGATTCTCTTACCATAGATTCTAGTGCGCCCTACTTTCGCATAGATAGTGGCACGGCGTGGGATGGGCAGACGCTATATGAGCTATACAAGCAGGCGTATACGCCTTTTGAGTGGCACGAGGAGCTTTTTGCGCACGCTCGTGCTATGGGCATAGGGATATTTAGCTCGCCTTTTTGCGCACGCGGGGTGGAGCTACTAGAGAAGCTAGAGTGTCCAATGTATAAAATCGCTAGTTTTGAAATCACTGATATTGCCCTCATCTCGCTTGTGGCTAGCACGCGCAAGCCTATCATCATATCCACAGGCATAGCCACTCACGAGCTCATAGTAGACGCGCTAGAGGCGTGCGAGAGGGCGGGAAATAGCGACATTACGCTACTTCACTGCATAAGTGAGTATCCAGCCAAGCTAGAAGATGCAAATATCCTTGCTATGCCAAATCTTGCTAGATATGGCGTAAAATATGGGCTTAGCGACCACACTATCGGCTTAAATGAGGGCGATAGGGGGTGTGCGGATTTGTGTGCGATACTTGCAGCAAGTCTAGGTGCGAGTATGATAGAAAAGCACTTCATTATCTCGCGCTCTTTGGGTGGAGTCGACTCACATTTCAGTATGGAGGAAGTGGAGTTTGCCACTATGGCAAATCGTGTGAGGGCAGTTAGCGTGGCTATGGGTGGGTCTTTGGCTAAGCAGGATTTTGCAAATACGGATAATGTTTTTGCAAAATCTATAAAATATAGTGATTTTGCCAGCACTACAAAGGGAGCAAAAACCAAAAACAATCCCAAAAGCCACACCATAAGCCAAGATGAAATCATAAATTATAAGTCAAAAAGCCCCTTTGCTCGCTCACTATTTGTCTGTGAAGATATAGCAAAGGGAGGGGTTCTAAATACGCAAAATATCCGCTCTATCCGCCCTAGTGATGGACTGCCACCAAGATATTTGCCTAAGATTTTGGGTGCAAAAGCTACGCGTGATTTGAAAAGAGGCGAGCCACTAAAGATAGGGGATTTTGAGTAG
- a CDS encoding DUF2779 domain-containing protein, with translation MSICNATKKAHKNFSGQSNVRFARYNVSHKNKGEQMPRTIHTHSATKQVENTTASKTHNAKARATVIDKSNHDKQTHATITNKNLSQSNQAHTIKDTTKPTKPTSQMPTTKPHSLHLSKSQYLRGVQCHKRLWLYKYKRELLDEPTPSQLARFQAGNEVGELALKLFDCKEKIAFSEGDFSAKIARTKELVKSGAHSIAEATFSHNGVLVMVDILQITADGLIINEVKSSTGLKSVHIDDLAVQYFVLSGAGHKVIGANLVHIDSTYTRKGVLEVEKLFAKIDCLQAVLEKQSEVEQNLCEFEKILEDSTNAPNIAIGTQCDCPYECDFKGVCWSGVADENSIFEISRLDWRTKFALYHSGIARFSDIKDFSAFSASQILQIQCALDNATHIDKPAIQAFLATLRYPVYHLDFETFQEAVPSFDSQCPYMQVPFQYSLHIDYGGGDESIEHREFLADSQGDPRVVLVESLVRDIPRGAFILAYNASFEKGVMKRLALTFPQYAEILEHFCENTADLMTPFAQKAYYHPAMRGSYSIKAVLPALMPEMEQAYKDLELVHNGGEAMEAFPALKAMDRANRWAYRRALLAYCKLDTLAMVKVLGKLREVAEND, from the coding sequence ATGTCCATCTGCAATGCCACCAAAAAAGCACACAAAAATTTTAGCGGACAATCAAATGTCCGTTTTGCTCGGTATAATGTCTCTCACAAAAACAAAGGAGAGCAAATGCCACGCACAATACACACTCACAGCGCAACCAAACAAGTAGAAAACACCACAGCAAGTAAGACACACAATGCAAAGGCACGCGCAACCGTGATAGATAAAAGTAACCACGACAAGCAAACCCACGCAACAATCACAAACAAAAATCTAAGCCAATCAAATCAAGCCCACACAATAAAGGACACAACAAAACCCACAAAACCCACAAGCCAAATGCCAACCACCAAACCCCACTCCTTGCACCTCTCCAAGTCCCAATACCTGCGTGGCGTGCAGTGCCACAAGCGACTTTGGCTGTATAAATACAAGCGCGAACTGCTAGATGAGCCCACGCCCTCCCAACTAGCGCGATTTCAAGCGGGCAATGAAGTGGGCGAGCTTGCCCTAAAATTATTTGATTGCAAAGAAAAAATCGCCTTTAGCGAGGGGGACTTTAGCGCGAAAATCGCTAGGACAAAAGAGCTTGTGAAAAGCGGTGCGCACTCCATTGCCGAAGCAACTTTTTCGCACAACGGCGTTCTAGTAATGGTGGATATTTTGCAAATCACGGCGGACGGGCTTATCATAAACGAAGTCAAATCTAGCACGGGACTAAAGAGCGTGCATATCGATGATTTGGCGGTGCAGTATTTCGTGCTAAGTGGCGCGGGGCATAAAGTCATCGGTGCAAATCTCGTGCATATCGATAGCACATACACACGCAAAGGTGTGCTTGAAGTGGAAAAGCTATTTGCTAAAATCGATTGCCTGCAAGCCGTGCTTGAGAAGCAAAGCGAGGTAGAGCAAAATCTGTGTGAATTTGAGAAGATTCTAGAAGACAGCACAAACGCGCCAAACATAGCGATAGGCACGCAGTGTGATTGCCCTTATGAGTGCGATTTTAAGGGCGTTTGCTGGAGTGGCGTGGCAGATGAAAATAGCATTTTTGAGATTTCGCGCCTTGATTGGCGCACCAAATTCGCGCTCTATCATAGTGGCATTGCGCGTTTTAGCGACATTAAGGACTTTAGCGCGTTTAGCGCATCGCAAATCTTGCAAATACAATGTGCGCTAGATAACGCCACACATATCGACAAACCCGCGATTCAAGCGTTTCTAGCCACGCTCCGCTATCCCGTGTATCATTTGGACTTTGAGACATTCCAAGAAGCCGTGCCTAGCTTTGACTCGCAGTGTCCGTATATGCAAGTGCCCTTTCAGTATTCGTTGCATATCGATTATGGCGGAGGCGATGAAAGTATCGAGCATAGAGAGTTTTTGGCGGACTCGCAGGGCGACCCTAGAGTCGTGCTTGTGGAGTCGCTTGTGCGAGACATTCCGCGAGGTGCGTTTATTTTGGCGTATAATGCGAGTTTTGAAAAGGGCGTGATGAAAAGGTTAGCTTTGACTTTCCCGCAGTATGCGGAGATTTTGGAGCATTTTTGTGAAAATACGGCGGACTTGATGACGCCTTTTGCGCAAAAAGCCTACTACCACCCCGCTATGCGCGGGAGCTACTCGATAAAGGCAGTGCTACCCGCGCTTATGCCAGAAATGGAGCAGGCGTATAAGGATTTAGAGCTAGTGCATAATGGCGGGGAGGCTATGGAGGCGTTCCCCGCGCTAAAGGCTATGGATAGGGCAAATCGCTGGGCATATCGGCGCGCGCTTTTGGCATACTGCAAACTTGACACTTTGGCAATGGTAAAGGTGCTAGGGAAGCTACGGGAAGTGGCGGAAAATGATTAA
- the pseH gene encoding UDP-4-amino-4,6-dideoxy-N-acetyl-beta-L-altrosamine N-acetyltransferase: MAKNFFYNEIYALDFTLMDKKDSLYVLQMRNHAQVAQYMYSSHISKQGHTDFIKGLKNNQKSAYWLLKKGGEILGVASLSRINLTHKNAYIGIYKNPFLDACAQAKVLAKSTCTGLSSHAIGDSASNSSGTSSDSFVGISVGAEILATLEHIAFSEFCLHSLHLEVLESNAKAIRFYEKNGYKYGGKLVDFIYRNEFYHNALLYSKISPLGF, encoded by the coding sequence ATGGCAAAAAACTTTTTTTATAATGAGATTTACGCCCTAGACTTTACTCTTATGGACAAAAAAGATTCTCTCTATGTCTTGCAAATGCGCAATCACGCGCAAGTCGCGCAGTATATGTATTCTAGTCATATCAGCAAGCAGGGGCATACAGACTTCATAAAGGGACTAAAAAACAACCAAAAATCCGCTTATTGGCTACTAAAAAAAGGGGGCGAGATTTTGGGTGTGGCTTCTCTCTCTCGTATCAATCTCACGCACAAAAACGCCTACATAGGAATCTATAAAAATCCGTTTTTGGACGCTTGTGCGCAGGCAAAAGTGTTAGCGAAATCTACTTGCACAGGGCTTTCTAGCCACGCTATTGGCGATTCTGCGAGTAACTCTAGTGGCACTTCTAGCGATAGTTTTGTAGGAATTTCTGTGGGTGCGGAGATTTTGGCGACACTAGAGCATATAGCATTTAGCGAGTTTTGCTTGCATTCCTTGCACCTAGAAGTGCTAGAGTCAAACGCAAAAGCGATAAGATTTTATGAAAAAAACGGCTATAAATACGGCGGTAAGCTAGTAGACTTCATCTACCGAAATGAGTTTTATCACAATGCACTGCTTTATAGCAAAATCTCGCCACTTGGTTTTTAG
- a CDS encoding HTH domain-containing protein: MNSPRTTRINLLYERLKSANGARLGELAKELGVSTKTLQRDFKELQKLGAYKVG, encoded by the coding sequence ATGAACTCTCCCCGCACTACGCGAATCAATCTCCTTTATGAGCGACTAAAAAGTGCGAATGGCGCACGACTAGGCGAACTAGCAAAAGAGCTTGGCGTAAGCACCAAAACACTACAACGCGATTTTAAAGAATTGCAAAAACTAGGCGCATACAAAGTTGGGTAG
- a CDS encoding outer membrane beta-barrel protein, giving the protein MKQSKIIVASVALALGNVAFAEQSGVFLGAEVGYGGASVEYKTSYSEQNLTTGQIQGGRPYTLKYSGGGVKYGIVAGYKQFFTPYLGLRYYASLSAMHASLSTTRSGVSAQWKNVSATMINYGVNVDFLGNFIAQESLDFGGFVGLGIGGTSWVGKSINDYQKLIDSYQQGWSLSKNGFDVALNVGLRANIAKNHGVEIVARVPFLATKLFDKTYQERFNGGGDTYLSTSSEKTSIHHPYSITARYTFSF; this is encoded by the coding sequence ATGAAACAAAGTAAAATCATAGTCGCAAGTGTCGCGCTTGCTTTAGGCAATGTCGCTTTTGCTGAGCAAAGCGGTGTATTTCTAGGAGCTGAAGTGGGATATGGTGGAGCTAGTGTGGAGTATAAAACCTCTTATAGCGAACAAAATCTAACCACAGGACAGATTCAAGGTGGCAGACCATATACCCTCAAATACAGCGGAGGAGGAGTGAAATACGGGATTGTAGCTGGCTATAAGCAATTTTTTACCCCTTATCTTGGATTGCGCTACTATGCGAGCTTAAGTGCTATGCACGCCTCGCTTAGCACGACAAGGAGTGGCGTATCTGCGCAATGGAAAAATGTAAGCGCTACGATGATAAACTACGGCGTAAATGTGGATTTTCTAGGGAATTTCATCGCACAAGAAAGCCTAGATTTTGGTGGGTTTGTAGGGCTTGGGATTGGCGGGACAAGCTGGGTAGGAAAATCCATAAATGACTACCAAAAACTTATTGATAGTTATCAGCAGGGCTGGAGCTTAAGCAAAAATGGCTTTGATGTCGCGCTAAATGTGGGCTTGCGAGCAAATATCGCCAAAAATCACGGCGTAGAGATAGTCGCACGCGTGCCATTTCTAGCTACGAAGCTGTTTGATAAAACATACCAAGAGCGATTCAATGGTGGTGGAGATACATACTTATCGACTTCGAGCGAAAAAACCAGCATACACCACCCATATAGCATAACTGCTCGCTATACTTTTAGCTTTTAG
- a CDS encoding DUF262 domain-containing protein, producing MAQKIDAQEKSVLEYLSKSKFLIPMYQRPYTWGEDECDELWNDIETFFMENKDKDDDDIKYFLGSIVLYDSNGKLNIIDGQQRTTTLNLFICALYDKAVHQKGDIKQLVSDLESCLWNPDKKSGEVDYSKFRLESEVINEADDEMLHSILSRKYVLCDEKDFEKTIKNSKSNYEKNYLFFIQKSNEFAKNNPKLWEDFCLAVLHKCFVLPMECQGKNEDDRFDSALRIFNTLNNRGIPLSDADIFKGEIIKNKKSQDERKEFIDNWKEIEFKSDIQFLFQQYMHIIRAKNGEKDNVIGLRPFFMQKYKGILAKPETMEDIKELSEYWSGSYDDNYTLKHHQFWDILGEFPNDYWKYLDSALFLYCRDNKLKHSEVLETYMSKITANIMVKFIDKPTISVVKPLIFSGYVSLYKNGVLDFDTNTKQILENESLFKQQFFRATKLIPSLLCLYNYLKYEQHEIIRGVHIEHIFPQKWQNTNYNGWDRQDAKEFLEHIGNKMWLEEKINIQAGNGYFGRKKEKYKKSNLLEAQDLANYPKDDWLKEDIEKRGEEIYQRLFKFFKENI from the coding sequence ATGGCGCAAAAAATAGATGCACAAGAAAAAAGCGTATTAGAGTATTTGTCAAAAAGTAAATTTTTGATACCTATGTATCAAAGACCTTATACTTGGGGCGAAGACGAGTGTGATGAGCTATGGAATGACATAGAAACCTTTTTTATGGAAAACAAGGATAAAGATGATGACGATATAAAATATTTTCTAGGTTCTATCGTTTTGTATGACAGCAATGGCAAGTTAAATATTATAGATGGACAACAAAGGACAACAACGCTAAATTTGTTTATTTGCGCTTTATATGACAAAGCAGTTCATCAAAAAGGCGATATTAAGCAATTAGTCTCGGATTTAGAATCTTGCTTGTGGAATCCAGACAAAAAAAGCGGTGAGGTGGATTATTCTAAATTTCGACTAGAAAGCGAAGTTATCAATGAAGCTGATGATGAAATGCTACACTCCATTTTAAGCAGAAAATATGTTTTATGTGATGAAAAAGATTTTGAAAAAACGATAAAAAATTCTAAATCAAATTACGAAAAAAATTATTTATTTTTTATTCAAAAATCCAATGAATTTGCAAAAAATAATCCAAAACTTTGGGAGGATTTTTGTTTAGCCGTATTGCATAAATGTTTTGTATTACCTATGGAATGTCAAGGTAAAAATGAAGACGATAGATTTGATAGTGCTTTAAGGATTTTTAACACTCTTAATAATAGAGGTATTCCACTTTCTGATGCAGATATATTTAAAGGAGAAATTATAAAAAATAAAAAATCTCAAGATGAAAGAAAGGAATTTATAGATAATTGGAAAGAAATTGAATTTAAATCAGACATACAATTTTTGTTTCAACAATATATGCACATTATTCGTGCTAAAAACGGTGAAAAGGATAATGTTATTGGTTTGCGACCTTTCTTTATGCAGAAATATAAAGGGATTTTGGCTAAACCTGAAACTATGGAGGATATTAAGGAATTAAGCGAATATTGGAGTGGCAGTTATGATGATAATTACACGCTAAAACATCATCAGTTTTGGGATATTCTTGGCGAATTCCCTAATGACTATTGGAAATATTTAGATTCCGCTTTATTTTTATATTGCAGAGATAATAAATTGAAGCATAGTGAAGTATTAGAAACTTATATGTCCAAAATTACCGCCAACATAATGGTAAAATTCATTGATAAGCCAACTATTTCTGTTGTCAAACCACTTATTTTTAGCGGATATGTCTCTCTTTATAAAAATGGTGTGTTAGATTTTGATACAAATACAAAACAAATTTTGGAAAATGAAAGTTTGTTCAAACAACAATTTTTTAGGGCTACTAAACTTATTCCGTCTCTTTTGTGTTTGTATAATTATTTAAAATATGAACAACACGAAATCATTCGTGGCGTGCATATAGAGCATATTTTTCCGCAAAAATGGCAGAATACAAATTACAATGGTTGGGATAGACAAGATGCCAAAGAGTTTTTAGAACATATTGGCAATAAAATGTGGCTTGAGGAAAAGATAAATATACAAGCAGGAAATGGTTATTTTGGTAGAAAAAAAGAAAAGTATAAAAAATCGAATTTATTGGAGGCGCAAGATTTAGCAAACTATCCCAAAGATGATTGGCTAAAAGAGGATATTGAAAAACGAGGCGAGGAAATTTATCAAAGACTTTTTAAATTCTTTAAAGAAAATATTTAA
- the nikC gene encoding nickel ABC transporter permease subunit NikC, producing the protein MIQPNTPQSSTQSTNPPDSPNSPHSQKATPTQNKPTNPTPRKSSQSKIVQDKIPPKATKTTQTMLPKTQAKATTKTNHTKVKRLSLLGKCAFFALAVIVLGAVFLPFFAPYSPDFMDLDSILSPASSAHILGTDHLGRDIYTRLIFGARLSLGSVAIILALVLALGIGIGSACALYGGRVDSVVMRVCDMFLSMPTAVLSLLFIAALGVGLANVIIAIALTHWAWYARLVHSLCLSLKSKEFVALFAVQGASKWQSYKANMLTPIASQCLVLATMDIGHFMLHIAGLSFLGLGVQAPQAEWGVMLSEGKEYMWSNAELLLYPGLALFVCVAVCNVLGDSLRDYFDVNVWESK; encoded by the coding sequence ATGATACAACCAAACACACCGCAATCTAGCACACAAAGCACAAATCCCCCCGATAGTCCCAACAGCCCACATAGTCAAAAGGCTACACCCACACAAAATAAGCCCACAAATCCCACGCCACGCAAATCCTCGCAAAGCAAAATCGTGCAAGACAAAATCCCACCCAAAGCCACAAAAACCACACAAACTATGCTCCCCAAAACGCAAGCTAAAGCCACGACAAAAACAAATCACACCAAAGTAAAGCGGCTTAGCCTGCTTGGCAAATGCGCGTTTTTCGCGCTCGCAGTTATCGTGCTTGGTGCGGTGTTTTTGCCATTTTTTGCGCCTTATTCGCCTGATTTTATGGATTTGGATAGCATACTCTCTCCCGCCTCAAGTGCGCATATTCTGGGCACTGACCATTTGGGGAGGGATATTTATACGCGGCTTATTTTTGGTGCTAGGCTCTCACTTGGCTCGGTGGCGATTATCCTAGCACTTGTGCTAGCACTTGGCATCGGTATCGGCTCGGCTTGCGCGCTCTATGGTGGGCGCGTAGATAGTGTGGTTATGCGGGTGTGTGATATGTTTTTGTCTATGCCTACGGCGGTTTTGTCCCTGCTTTTTATCGCTGCTCTTGGCGTGGGGCTAGCAAATGTCATCATCGCCATCGCGCTTACGCACTGGGCGTGGTATGCCCGCCTTGTGCACTCACTTTGCTTAAGCCTAAAAAGCAAGGAGTTTGTGGCACTTTTCGCCGTGCAGGGGGCGAGCAAATGGCAAAGCTACAAGGCAAATATGCTTACTCCCATAGCGAGCCAATGCCTAGTGCTTGCCACAATGGATATAGGGCATTTTATGCTGCATATCGCGGGGCTGTCCTTTCTAGGGCTTGGCGTGCAAGCACCGCAGGCAGAATGGGGCGTAATGCTAAGCGAGGGCAAGGAGTATATGTGGAGCAATGCCGAGCTGCTGCTCTATCCCGGGCTAGCACTCTTTGTGTGCGTGGCGGTGTGCAATGTGCTGGGTGATAGCTTGAGGGATTACTTTGATGTGAATGTGTGGGAATCAAAATGA
- a CDS encoding ABC transporter ATP-binding protein, whose protein sequence is MRKSNNCAVRSESATKGANSPKSLELRNLCIANGDRILLEGVGFEIVAGQTTALIGASGSGKSLSALALQGIIARNLRRISGEVLLDGRVLNEREIAQGRGKLYSSILQNPRTCFNPLLSLKSHIKESLNALGREYVSDEVESALREVGLESSALFHYPHELSGGMLQRAMIAISLLSGARYIIADEATTDLDMVVERRILELLKRLQKARGLGVLLISHDKKVVEFMSDRVCRIERGRMCGSGGNLSAGIHLANPSAPLHCGAHLSAPHSQGEAIYQSNTSHTSIVAGDGGQNLQKNTISCHTEALAEVSQKSKSSEASLESEDSLESKHGTDFLEAKNKRYFTNTQYDEIICCNSGNKESETANGNKGDGNNTHSSPSVRGLHSSPSLAEGVRGWVKSCDNKQNALIAHNVSKSFSRYTLFGKREKRVLSSVSLRVGERERVALLGKSGSGKSTLAKILSGLEGVDFMPNTPKNDSAKSAKSSAKCEAKTHGLHNEDSEFKADFGGVAREFRQNFGKEFSGGLSADCCAGLGGEFSADLRGGVYLNGKEIWHTKPRFARTKNTGRKNTGLENASVKNAWIENPKNLLAKIFSPINASTNNADKSEQSNAINLSNLAQRREFYKQVQILFQDPIGSLNPRLKLRESLCVPLRYLLGLQDRQAQESRILPLLARLGLDEGLLEAYPAMLSGGQAARFCLARALLARPKYIILDESTSSLDERVEGEILALLKELQEEEGLGVLLITHSARLARKFCEKIYIMECGEIIEEVHSSGAFRSDFGAQLDRLSGFV, encoded by the coding sequence ATGAGAAAATCTAATAACTGCGCGGTGCGAAGTGAGAGTGCGACTAAGGGTGCAAATTCGCCCAAAAGCCTAGAGTTGCGCAATCTCTGCATAGCAAATGGCGATAGGATTTTGCTAGAGGGTGTGGGGTTTGAGATAGTCGCGGGGCAGACTACCGCGCTTATTGGTGCTAGCGGTTCTGGCAAATCCCTAAGTGCGCTCGCCCTGCAAGGAATCATAGCGCGAAACCTTAGGCGCATAAGTGGCGAGGTGCTACTAGATGGGCGTGTGCTAAATGAGCGCGAGATAGCGCAGGGGCGCGGGAAGCTCTACTCAAGTATCTTGCAAAATCCGCGCACTTGCTTCAATCCGCTTCTAAGCCTAAAATCCCACATAAAAGAGAGCCTAAACGCGCTAGGCAGGGAGTATGTGAGCGATGAGGTGGAGTCTGCCCTGCGCGAGGTGGGGCTAGAGAGTAGCGCACTTTTCCACTATCCGCACGAGCTAAGCGGGGGAATGCTGCAAAGGGCGATGATAGCTATCTCGCTACTTAGCGGGGCGCGATATATCATCGCTGATGAGGCGACTACGGACTTGGATATGGTGGTGGAGAGGAGGATTTTGGAACTACTAAAGAGGCTGCAAAAAGCGCGAGGACTAGGCGTGCTGCTGATAAGCCACGATAAGAAAGTAGTAGAGTTTATGAGCGATAGGGTGTGTAGGATTGAGCGGGGGAGAATGTGTGGGAGTGGGGGCAATTTGTCTGCGGGTATCCATTTGGCAAATCCCTCCGCCCCGCTTCACTGCGGCGCACACTTAAGTGCGCCTCATTCGCAAGGCGAAGCGATTTACCAAAGCAACACCTCACATACTTCGATTGTGGCGGGGGATGGTGGGCAGAATTTGCAAAAAAACACAATCTCTTGTCATACTGAGGCTTTAGCCGAAGTATCTCAAAAAAGCAAATCTAGTGAAGCCTCTTTGGAAAGCGAAGATTCTTTAGAAAGCAAACACGGCACGGATTTTTTGGAAGCCAAAAATAAGAGATATTTCACTAACACTCAATATGACGAAATTATTTGTTGCAATAGCGGAAACAAGGAGAGCGAAACTGCTAATGGAAATAAAGGGGACGGAAATAACACGCATTCTAGCCCCTCTGTGCGGGGGCTACACTCTTCCCCCTCCCTTGCGGAGGGGGTTAGGGGGTGGGTAAAATCCTGTGATAACAAGCAAAACGCACTCATCGCGCATAATGTAAGCAAATCTTTTTCGCGCTACACACTCTTTGGCAAGAGAGAAAAGCGCGTGCTGTCCTCCGTGTCTTTGCGCGTGGGGGAGAGGGAGCGTGTGGCACTGCTAGGCAAAAGTGGCTCGGGCAAAAGCACGCTAGCAAAGATTTTAAGCGGGCTAGAGGGCGTGGATTTTATGCCAAATACGCCTAAAAATGACAGCGCGAAATCTGCAAAATCTAGTGCGAAGTGTGAAGCCAAAACTCACGGTCTGCATAATGAAGATTCAGAATTTAAAGCAGATTTTGGTGGGGTTGCCCGTGAGTTTAGACAGAATTTTGGCAAGGAGTTTAGCGGGGGTTTGAGTGCGGATTGTTGCGCGGGACTAGGTGGAGAATTTAGCGCGGATTTGCGCGGTGGGGTGTATCTCAATGGCAAAGAGATTTGGCACACAAAGCCTCGATTTGCGCGGACAAAAAACACAGGGCGGAAAAACACAGGGCTGGAAAATGCGAGCGTAAAAAATGCGTGGATAGAAAATCCTAAAAATCTGCTGGCAAAGATTTTTAGCCCGATAAACGCGAGCACAAATAACGCCGATAAAAGCGAGCAAAGCAACGCGATTAACCTCTCAAACCTCGCACAGCGTAGGGAGTTTTATAAGCAAGTGCAAATCCTTTTCCAAGACCCGATAGGCTCGCTAAATCCGCGCCTAAAATTGCGCGAGTCGCTATGCGTGCCACTGCGCTACTTGCTAGGCTTGCAAGATAGGCAGGCACAAGAATCGCGGATTTTGCCTTTGCTAGCGCGTCTAGGGCTAGATGAGGGACTGCTAGAGGCTTATCCTGCTATGCTTTCTGGCGGGCAGGCGGCGAGATTTTGCCTAGCGCGTGCGCTGCTAGCGCGTCCCAAATACATCATACTTGATGAGAGCACTTCTAGCCTAGATGAGCGCGTGGAGGGCGAGATACTCGCACTTCTAAAAGAGCTGCAAGAGGAGGAGGGGCTAGGTGTGTTGCTTATCACACATAGTGCGAGGCTTGCGAGGAAGTTTTGTGAGAAAATCTACATAATGGAGTGCGGGGAAATCATCGAGGAAGTGCATAGTAGCGGGGCTTTTAGGAGTGATTTTGGGGCACAGCTTGATAGGCTTAGTGGGTTTGTGTAA